The Ictalurus furcatus strain D&B chromosome 23, Billie_1.0, whole genome shotgun sequence genome includes the window CGAGCACGAGGAAACGGCCATGCCGTTCGGCTGCACGCTGAAGGACTGTAGGCACCTGCTGGAGTGCGCAAAGGAGCTCGGCCTGAACGTAACCGGAGTCAAGTGAGTCCCGCGCACGGACGTGTTACAACGTTGAAGTGAATTTAGTGAATGTAGCCATGAATCGAGTCCAGCTAAAGAGATTAATTAATGTGTGCTGATATAAAAGATTcatatcattattaattatgatATGAGAGTTGAACATATTTATGAGATTTGTTTCCCTTGTTCTGCCCGTGCGCATGCTGTCTACCTCGGTGGCCTCTTCCCAAAATTAAACCAAGTGATGATAATCTGATCCTGTGCATGCTGAGTCATGATGCATTGTATAACTAATTGTTGCCACATGTCTGTGCATGGTAAGTgacagatttgtttgttttttttctgttccagGTTCCATGTCCCCAGCTGCTGCGCTGAGCCCGAGGCCTTCACTCATGCTGTGTCAGATGCACGCTGTGTGTTCGACATGGGGGTAAGTCAGCAGCACGTCTGCAGTACCTCCAGCTGTTTTATGTTGCTCTGTGTACTTGATTTTGTAAAGGATGCAAGTGCGGGTCTTGCTTTAAAAGCCAGCCTCATgtataattgttttgtttttgattttaacGTAGGCTGAACTTGGATTTGCCATGAGTATTCTAGACGTTGGTGGAGGTTTCGATGGAATCGAGGCTCAGTTAGAAAAGgtactgtgtgttttaaaatcacatttacGCGTAAGATCATCTAGTTGGAGAGCTGAGTGGTTTGAGGTGAACCCGATAGAAAGTTGTAAGAGCGTCTAGATTTCTAAAATGCTCGTCACACTGGCTCAGAGCCACAGCATCTTCTACTGGACAAAAactattatatttacattacatttatggtatttggcagatgcacttatccagagcgacttacatttatctcattcatacatctgagcaattgagggttaagggccttgctcagtggtagcttggtggtgctggggtttgaactcatggccttctgagcagtagacaaacaccttaaccactgccCTACCACTGAATAAAATACTCGTGGGCATGTTGATACAGCCAGTGTTACTATCAAcaacctgaagttgattattttcttataacagcacatcctgttagtgttttattcttctgatACCATATAAAATGTGTTATAAATTAAAGAacttgtgcctttttttttttttaaatccatttttagttgcaattaatgttgtggaacattgaTGAAGCAAGTTGATTCTTGTCacatatagcagctataaacagttgttccctcacaaGCCTCTCTTTTATTGTCTCGTCATGTTAACTTAAGACAGAacgaacgagcgcattaatataaacctttgatttgaattacagtcagCACtatttttatagaaaattaatggaCACTTTGTGACCATTCAGATTCAAGAATACTTgaatcaacagcactgtggtataagatgctAGAATGCCACCTCAGGTTATTTTAGTAGCTTAATTTTTCTCCTCTGATGATATTTATAATGCAGGTGAATGCTATAATGTGCATTGTGTATTCTCCCTCCCCTCAAttacaggtttttttgtttttttgttttttttaattggttcAAATTGTTCTCTGATGCAGGTGAACAGGGCGTTGAAACCCATGCTGGATGTGTACTTCCCTCAGTCAACGGGTGTGTCTGTCATCgctgaacctggagcctattatGTGTCTGCTGCTTTCTCACTGGCTGTGAGCATCATCTCAAAGAAAATGGCAGCTCAGGACGCCAAGCATCATGCACACGGTCAGTGCTGAGCAAAACTTAattataattgtaaaaaaaattgcacataCTTTGGCACGCTACATCTAGTGATGTTGGCTGTGACATTTCTAGAGGAAATCAAGAATTGTCGCTGTCTTGTAAAAACAATTTATATGATGTGTTCGTTCTTCAAACAGGATAATTAACGCGTATATATTTTGTCCTCAGATGCTCTGTCTGGAAACGATGAGCCGGAGTTCACCTATTGTCTGAACGATGGAGTGTTTGGCTCTTTTTCCTATAAACTGTTGGAGGAGTCTGTTCCTGTTCCATCTCTACTTAAGGTgaagcattttcattttcagctgACACACAGCCAGTATCTAATCTTAAGCCCTTTTCGGATCGGATTAGTTTATTAGGGGGGCATATGGGATTAGTTTAAtgggatatatatatgtatgtatattttcattACTGGTCAAAAGGTTAGAGacgctcgactgaaatgtttctcataatcgtaaaaaccttttgatctgaaggtgaaTGATTTAAGTGTTTGAAattggtgttgtagacaaaaatataattgtgctaACATATTCacttctttcattagaaaactaacattttatttacaaaaaaatatatttttttaaatggatattatattaaatattccgaaaagcagttGATAAGTGTCcggcgtaggtgggaactcctttaatactgtttaaaaagcatctcagggaaattcctcaagaaatcggttgagaaaataccaagaatacatttctggaaattctaggcagaaaagggtgtctacttttgaagatgctaaaatatttcaattatttttgatttattgtgGATTTTTTagcacaacataattcccatacttccacttgtgttactccagagttttgatgactttattattattctaaaatggtgGGGCGGGGGTAAAAATAACGAATTAATGTTTcgaaacttttgaccggtagtgtattatgagaaaaacacagaccTGGCCGATCCGTGCAGAAATAATGTCACGAGCGTATAACAGCTACCAACCATGGAGGGTGAAGTCTAACACTGGTTTCCTGAGAGACACGTGAAGCCggccaaccacatcttttcaaactgcagcTCGTGCTGCATCACAGAGCAAGCGTAACACACTTGAGGGAGAGTACCATGCTGTCCGccttcttctgcatac containing:
- the azin1a gene encoding antizyme inhibitor 1a isoform X2, translating into MRMKATLNELLCSVELLEGDTALHDVINKHISDQTQAQKSAFFVADLGAIIWQQIRWKTHMDHVRPFYDMKCNSSAVVVEILAALGTGFVCSSKNELELAKSFGVPAQDVILGGACKQLSLIKYAAKHGVRLLVCDNEAEMRKISRCHPNARLLIQVYTAGCCEHEETAMPFGCTLKDCRHLLECAKELGLNVTGVKFHVPSCCAEPEAFTHAVSDARCVFDMGAELGFAMSILDVGGGFDGIEAQLEKVNRALKPMLDVYFPQSTGVSVIAEPGAYYVSAAFSLAVSIISKKMAAQDAKHHAHDALSGNDEPEFTYCLNDGVFGSFSYKLLEESVPVPSLLKETQWRCAVGCLAVGDLC